The DNA sequence ACAAATGGAGCTGTAATGTTGTCCAATGAGCTTGTAGGAATGAGTTCTTCTGGTTCGCTCCAAGAGCCTCTTTTGTTTTGGCTTAAAAAGAATGAGAGTTTACCATTGCGATCAGAGGCAAAAAACAGGTTTTTGCCATCGTCAGTAATGCTAGGGAACATCTCACGCTTTTGGGTGTTAAGAGGAAGTTTTACTGTCTTGGAGTCGGATTGTGCCCAAGTTGCAGTACCTGTCATCAGGTAGATAGCAAATAGCAACAAGTACCTTTTCATGGTTTTAGTTGTTTAAATAATGATGTTACTGTCAATTATAATGTTAGTACAGCTAACTGTCAGTAGGTATATGGAGTAGTGGAACTTAATCCCTATCTATTTACCTTATAAGAAAAAGTAAAATAAAAATTTATATAATTAAATAACTAGCTTAGTGAAGGATTCATATAGGAGTGTCCCAAAATTGAGTTCAAATTTCTACAGGTTCCTGTATAACAGGGATTTTTCTTAATTTTGTACGCTCACTTCAATTTTTGCATGAGCTTAGCGTAAACACAATCAACATAAATATGACATCACAAAAGACAGCCAAGAAGGAAAGCCCATTTATGAACCTGGTGGTTAATATCCTGATTCCTGCCATTATTCTATCAAAATTCAGTGATGAGGGGAGCTTGGGCCCTGAAAAAGGACTAATAGTCGCTCTAGCATTTCCTGTATGCTATGGTATTTATGACTTTGCCACGAACAAGAAAGTTAACTTTGTGGCTATTTTAGGTTTTATCAGTGTCTTATTGACTGGAGCGATTGGATTATTTCAATTGCCAAAAGAATGGGTTGCTATCAAAGAAGCAGCTGTACCATTGCTAATTGGACTGGTTATTATCATTTCAATATTCACTCCTTATCCATTGGTGGAGAAAATGCTTTATAATGATCAACTTCTGAAAGTTGACCTGATTAATAACCTGTTGGACAAAAATGGCACCAGAGAATTATTCAGAAAGAAACTGGTGGTTACTTCTTGGTTATTGGGACTTTCATTTTTCTTATCGGCAATACTCAACTTTGTTTTGGCTGAAGTATTGATCAAAAGTGAACCAGGATCTGTAGCATTTAATGAAGAGTTAGGTCAGATGACAGCTTTGAGTTGGCCTGTGATCGTATTGCCAGCAATGTTGGTAATGGCATTAGCACTTTGGTATTTGGTTAAAAGCATTAAGCTGTGTACAGGTTTGGGGATGCAGGAAGTGTTACAAGGTGTCGAAGAAAGTGAATCTTAAATATTGTAATATTTTCATATGATATATAGGCAGGGGAGGAGACTCTTCTGCCTTTTTTGTGTAGAATGAAACCAACCTGAAAGATTGAAAATGTG is a window from the Limibacter armeniacum genome containing:
- a CDS encoding VC0807 family protein yields the protein MTSQKTAKKESPFMNLVVNILIPAIILSKFSDEGSLGPEKGLIVALAFPVCYGIYDFATNKKVNFVAILGFISVLLTGAIGLFQLPKEWVAIKEAAVPLLIGLVIIISIFTPYPLVEKMLYNDQLLKVDLINNLLDKNGTRELFRKKLVVTSWLLGLSFFLSAILNFVLAEVLIKSEPGSVAFNEELGQMTALSWPVIVLPAMLVMALALWYLVKSIKLCTGLGMQEVLQGVEESES